From one Bacteroides eggerthii genomic stretch:
- a CDS encoding glycoside hydrolase family 28 protein: MDTLFKKLLVLTTFSLALLPVQNAAHAQCKNSIDESIYKELPFNMPKVEQPSFPDYTVNILQFGAKGDGITLNTKAINDAIKAVNAKGGGKVVIPEGLWLTGPIELLSNVNLYTEKNALIVFSDDFNAYPILETSFEGLNTRRCQSPISARNAENIAITGYGVFDGSGDSWRPVKKGKLTAGQWDALVKSGGVVDKSIWYPTAGSLKGALACKEFNNPEGIETEEEWNEIRPWLRPVLLNIVKSKKVLLEGVTFKNSPSWCLHPLSCEHITINQVKVFNPWYSQNGDALDLESCKNALIINNIFDAGDDAICIKSGKDKDGRERGEPCQNVIVKNNTVLHGHGGFVVGSEMSGGVKNIYVADCTFLGTDVGLRFKSTRGRGGVVEGIYIHNIHMIDIPHEPLLFDLFYGGKAAGEETEEDLKSRMKASIPEVTVETPSFRNIHISNIICKGSGRAMFFNGLPEMPIRNVTVKNVIISDAKEGVVISQAEGVVLENIHIETKGHTLNVKNAKNLNIDGKTYSAIGAEGKVMNFK; encoded by the coding sequence ATGGACACATTATTCAAAAAGCTACTTGTGCTTACCACATTTTCTCTTGCGTTACTCCCTGTACAGAACGCTGCCCATGCCCAGTGCAAAAACTCCATAGATGAAAGCATCTATAAAGAGCTTCCTTTTAATATGCCAAAAGTAGAACAGCCTTCATTTCCGGATTATACAGTCAATATTCTGCAATTCGGGGCGAAAGGCGATGGAATTACCTTAAACACAAAAGCAATTAATGATGCCATTAAAGCAGTCAATGCAAAAGGTGGCGGCAAAGTGGTTATACCGGAAGGATTGTGGTTAACAGGTCCTATCGAACTGTTAAGTAATGTCAATCTATATACGGAAAAGAATGCATTGATTGTCTTTTCGGATGACTTCAATGCCTATCCTATTCTCGAAACATCATTTGAAGGCTTAAATACCCGCCGTTGCCAATCGCCTATCTCAGCACGCAACGCAGAAAACATAGCAATTACAGGCTACGGCGTATTCGACGGTTCGGGTGACAGTTGGCGTCCTGTAAAGAAAGGCAAACTTACCGCCGGACAATGGGATGCTCTCGTGAAGTCAGGTGGTGTTGTAGACAAATCCATATGGTATCCCACAGCCGGCTCATTAAAAGGAGCATTAGCCTGTAAAGAGTTCAATAATCCCGAAGGTATTGAGACCGAGGAAGAATGGAATGAAATCCGCCCATGGTTGCGCCCGGTATTACTGAATATCGTCAAGAGCAAAAAAGTCTTATTAGAAGGGGTTACGTTTAAAAACTCACCGAGTTGGTGTCTGCATCCGCTATCTTGCGAGCACATCACCATCAACCAGGTTAAGGTATTCAACCCCTGGTATTCTCAGAACGGTGACGCCTTAGATTTGGAATCCTGCAAGAATGCTCTGATAATCAATAACATTTTTGACGCCGGTGATGACGCTATTTGCATTAAATCCGGTAAAGACAAAGACGGACGCGAACGCGGCGAACCTTGTCAAAACGTCATCGTGAAAAACAACACAGTACTACATGGCCATGGCGGCTTTGTAGTGGGCAGTGAAATGTCCGGAGGTGTGAAAAACATCTATGTGGCAGACTGTACTTTCCTCGGTACAGATGTCGGTTTACGATTCAAAAGTACCAGAGGACGTGGCGGTGTTGTAGAAGGAATCTACATTCACAACATCCACATGATTGACATACCTCACGAACCACTACTGTTCGATTTATTCTATGGCGGTAAAGCAGCCGGCGAAGAAACGGAAGAAGATCTGAAAAGCCGCATGAAAGCATCCATACCTGAAGTGACTGTCGAAACACCTTCTTTCCGCAATATCCACATCTCCAACATTATCTGTAAAGGTTCCGGGCGTGCCATGTTCTTCAATGGATTGCCTGAAATGCCCATCAGGAATGTAACAGTAAAGAATGTGATCATCAGTGATGCCAAAGAAGGGGTTGTCATCAGCCAGGCAGAAGGTGTTGTACTGGAAAACATACACATAGAGACTAAAGGACATACACTGAATGTCAAGAATGCCAAAAACTTAAATATTGACGGAAAGACATATTCTGCCATTGGTGCAGAAGGAAAAGTTATGAATTTCAAGTAA
- a CDS encoding enoyl-ACP reductase, giving the protein MSYNLLKGKRGIIFGALNEQSIAWKVAEKAVEEGATITLSNTPVAVRMGEVSALAEKLNCEVIAADATSVEDLENVFKRSMEVLGGQVDFVLHSIGMSPNVRKKRTYDNLDYDMLDKTLDISAVSFHKMIQAAKKMNAIAEYGSILALSYVAAQRTFYGYNDMADAKALLESIARSFGYIYGREHNVRVNTISQSPTMTTAGSGVKGMDKLFDFANRMSPLGNASADECADYCIVMFSDLTRKVTMQNLFHDGGFSSVGMSLRAMATYEKGLDEYKDENGNIIYG; this is encoded by the coding sequence ATGAGTTACAATTTGTTGAAAGGAAAAAGAGGCATTATATTCGGTGCTCTGAATGAGCAATCCATTGCCTGGAAAGTAGCGGAAAAAGCAGTAGAAGAAGGTGCCACTATCACCTTGTCTAATACACCTGTTGCTGTACGTATGGGTGAAGTTTCGGCATTGGCCGAGAAGCTGAATTGCGAGGTCATTGCAGCAGATGCTACCAGTGTGGAAGATCTGGAGAATGTGTTTAAACGTTCTATGGAAGTGCTGGGCGGCCAGGTGGATTTCGTTCTCCATTCTATCGGTATGTCTCCTAACGTACGTAAGAAACGTACATACGATAATCTTGATTATGATATGTTGGATAAAACGCTGGACATTTCGGCTGTTTCTTTCCATAAGATGATACAAGCTGCCAAGAAGATGAATGCTATTGCTGAATATGGTTCTATTCTGGCTTTGAGTTATGTAGCTGCACAACGTACGTTCTATGGTTACAACGACATGGCGGATGCGAAAGCACTGTTGGAGTCTATCGCCCGTAGTTTCGGTTACATCTACGGACGTGAGCACAATGTACGTGTCAACACGATTTCACAGTCACCTACAATGACTACTGCAGGTTCCGGAGTAAAAGGTATGGACAAGTTGTTCGACTTCGCCAACCGTATGTCTCCTTTGGGTAATGCTTCGGCTGATGAATGTGCTGATTACTGTATCGTTATGTTCTCCGACTTGACTCGTAAGGTCACTATGCAGAATCTGTTCCACGACGGAGGTTTCTCCAGTGTAGGTATGAGTCTGCGTGCCATGGCTACTTATGAAAAAGGTCTGGATGAATACAAAGATGAAAACGGAAATATAATTTATGGATAA
- a CDS encoding DUF4861 domain-containing protein, whose translation MRTAFLAGFLLLWTSILSAQPQTSFKTISIEISNSWTKDKIDAPVVLKIEDLQSGFHVRSAVVLNGEEEIPSQLDDLNGDLQADELAFVMNIPANETSTLTITLSSAKTNKTYPARVFAGMRIRDIPKQKRTPIQSVTVPGTTNFYNMVHGHGPMFESELVAYRVYFNQKQTIDPYGKFNKGLEIQESSFYPNAEQLARGFGDDVLMVGNSCGVGALKGWDGTKATHIEPVAFRTESILAYGPIRTIVDVAVKGWNYQGKELNMTNRYILYAGHRDLLVETFFDEPLKDELFCTGVQNIMGNETLSDSDHKGLIGSWGRHWPVNDTVKYAKETVGIATYIPQKYIRKEVKDKDNFLYTVSAPGSNRFHYYTMFTSCKETFGYPTPEAWFAYMHKWKEELQHPVQVKIKN comes from the coding sequence ATGAGAACAGCCTTTTTAGCCGGTTTCCTGTTGTTGTGGACATCCATTCTTAGTGCGCAACCACAGACAAGTTTCAAAACGATCTCAATTGAAATAAGTAATTCATGGACAAAAGATAAAATCGATGCTCCGGTAGTTCTAAAGATTGAAGATTTACAATCCGGTTTCCATGTACGCTCAGCTGTCGTATTGAACGGTGAGGAAGAAATACCCTCACAATTGGATGACCTGAACGGAGACTTGCAAGCTGACGAGTTGGCTTTTGTCATGAATATTCCTGCCAACGAAACGAGTACGCTAACAATCACCTTGTCATCTGCCAAAACAAATAAGACCTACCCGGCACGTGTCTTTGCCGGAATGAGAATACGGGATATTCCAAAACAAAAGCGTACTCCCATACAGTCGGTTACCGTACCGGGCACCACTAATTTCTACAATATGGTACATGGCCATGGCCCAATGTTCGAATCTGAATTAGTCGCTTATCGCGTCTACTTCAACCAAAAGCAAACAATAGACCCTTACGGTAAATTCAACAAAGGACTTGAGATACAAGAAAGCAGCTTTTATCCCAATGCCGAACAACTTGCACGCGGGTTTGGAGATGATGTATTAATGGTTGGGAACAGTTGCGGTGTCGGAGCCTTGAAAGGCTGGGACGGAACAAAAGCCACCCATATAGAACCGGTAGCCTTCCGCACTGAAAGTATTCTTGCTTATGGACCTATACGCACTATCGTTGACGTAGCTGTAAAAGGTTGGAACTATCAAGGAAAAGAGTTGAACATGACCAACCGTTATATACTTTATGCGGGACATCGTGATCTGCTGGTAGAGACTTTCTTTGACGAACCGCTGAAAGATGAACTCTTTTGCACCGGTGTACAAAACATCATGGGCAACGAGACACTCTCGGATTCTGACCATAAAGGTTTAATAGGCAGTTGGGGAAGACACTGGCCTGTGAACGACACTGTGAAATATGCAAAGGAAACAGTAGGCATCGCCACTTATATTCCACAGAAATACATCCGCAAGGAAGTAAAAGACAAAGACAATTTCCTTTATACAGTTTCAGCACCGGGGAGCAACCGATTCCATTACTATACAATGTTCACTTCTTGCAAGGAAACCTTCGGTTATCCCACACCCGAAGCATGGTTTGCCTACATGCACAAATGGAAAGAAGAATTGCAGCATCCGGTTCAGGTGAAAATTAAAAACTAA
- a CDS encoding SAM-dependent methyltransferase, whose amino-acid sequence MLPALYLLPVTLGDTPVETVLPSYNKEVILGIRYFIVEDVRSARRFLKKVDREIDIDSLTFYTLNKHTSPEDISGYLMPLEDGNSMGVISEAGCPAVADPGADVVAIAQRKNLRVIPLVGPSSIILSVMGSGFNGQSFAFHGYLPIEPGERAKKLKALEQRVYNEHQTQLFIETPYRNNKMIEDILHNCRPQTKLCIAANITCEGEYIKTKTVKEWQGRVPDLSKIPCIFLLYK is encoded by the coding sequence ATGCTTCCTGCGCTTTATCTGTTACCTGTTACTTTAGGAGACACTCCTGTTGAAACAGTATTGCCTTCTTATAATAAAGAAGTTATTTTGGGTATCCGCTATTTTATAGTAGAGGATGTGCGTTCGGCACGTCGTTTTTTGAAGAAAGTAGATAGGGAAATAGATATTGACTCGCTTACGTTCTATACGCTTAATAAACATACATCACCGGAAGATATTTCCGGATATTTGATGCCGCTTGAAGACGGAAACTCTATGGGAGTGATTTCTGAGGCTGGTTGTCCGGCAGTTGCCGATCCGGGGGCGGATGTTGTGGCGATAGCCCAACGCAAGAACTTGAGGGTGATTCCGCTGGTGGGGCCTTCTTCGATTATATTGTCGGTTATGGGTTCCGGTTTCAACGGACAAAGCTTTGCTTTTCATGGATATTTGCCTATTGAACCCGGTGAACGTGCCAAGAAATTGAAGGCGTTGGAACAGCGTGTGTACAATGAGCATCAAACCCAGCTTTTCATAGAAACTCCTTATCGCAATAATAAGATGATAGAGGATATCCTGCATAATTGCCGTCCTCAGACAAAGCTCTGTATTGCTGCCAATATTACATGTGAGGGAGAATATATTAAAACTAAAACAGTGAAGGAATGGCAGGGGAGAGTTCCCGATCTCTCTAAGATTCCTTGTATTTTTCTCTTGTATAAATAA
- a CDS encoding glycoside hydrolase 43 family protein, protein MKTRKTLLGICLLLASPLAAQEKNYVSEVWVADQGNGKYKNPILYADYSDPDACRVGDDFYMTSSSFNCLPGLQILHSKDLVNWSIIGAAIPYTLTPIETPERPEHGNRVWAPAIRYHNGEFYIFWGDPDQGAFMVKAKDPKGPWTEPVLVKPGKGIIDTCPFWDENGKVYMVHAYAGSRAGLKSIISICELNTDATKAITQSRIVFDGHEAHQTCEGPKLYKRGDYYYIFHPAGGVPTGWQVVLRSQNIYGPYEWKKVLAQGNSPVNGPHQGAWVDTPTGEDWFLHFQDVGAYGRLVHLQPMKWINDWPVIGIDKDGDGCGEPVSVYKKPDVGKTYPICTPQESDEFDGYTLSPQWQWHANINEKWAYYAGDQSIMRLYSYPVVKEYKNLWDVANLLLQKTPAANFTATMKLTFRPTGKYKGERTGLVVMGLDYAGLILKNTDKGLVLSQVSCRKADKGTPETVNGTTDLKDNTIYLRAKFSSDGKRISQSEGGHDLLVTCNFSYSLDGKKYQSLGNPFQVKEGKWIGAKVGMFCTRPAIVTNDGGWTDVDWFRITK, encoded by the coding sequence ATGAAAACAAGAAAGACACTTTTAGGCATTTGCCTGCTGCTTGCATCACCGCTGGCTGCGCAAGAGAAGAATTATGTTTCCGAAGTATGGGTAGCCGACCAAGGCAACGGTAAATATAAGAATCCGATACTCTATGCAGACTATTCCGACCCGGACGCCTGTCGTGTAGGAGATGATTTCTATATGACCTCCTCCAGTTTCAACTGTCTGCCGGGCTTACAGATTCTACATTCCAAGGACCTCGTAAACTGGAGCATTATCGGTGCTGCCATCCCTTATACCCTGACTCCTATCGAAACGCCCGAACGCCCGGAACATGGTAACCGCGTATGGGCTCCTGCTATCCGTTATCATAACGGTGAATTCTACATATTCTGGGGGGATCCCGACCAGGGCGCCTTCATGGTAAAAGCCAAAGATCCGAAAGGCCCATGGACAGAACCCGTACTCGTTAAACCGGGTAAGGGAATTATAGACACTTGCCCTTTTTGGGATGAAAACGGAAAAGTATATATGGTACACGCCTATGCAGGAAGTCGTGCCGGATTGAAAAGCATCATTTCCATTTGCGAACTGAATACAGATGCCACCAAAGCCATCACACAGTCGCGCATCGTCTTCGACGGACATGAAGCGCATCAGACATGTGAAGGGCCGAAACTCTACAAAAGAGGAGACTATTACTATATATTCCATCCTGCAGGCGGCGTACCTACCGGGTGGCAGGTTGTGCTCCGTTCCCAAAACATATATGGCCCTTACGAATGGAAGAAAGTATTGGCACAAGGCAACAGCCCCGTCAACGGTCCTCACCAAGGAGCATGGGTAGACACCCCTACGGGCGAAGATTGGTTTCTTCATTTTCAGGATGTAGGCGCTTACGGGCGATTGGTACATCTGCAACCTATGAAATGGATAAACGATTGGCCTGTTATCGGCATAGACAAAGACGGTGACGGCTGTGGTGAACCGGTATCAGTTTATAAAAAGCCGGACGTAGGCAAAACATACCCTATCTGCACTCCACAGGAAAGTGACGAATTTGATGGCTACACCCTTTCCCCGCAATGGCAATGGCATGCCAATATCAATGAAAAATGGGCTTACTATGCAGGGGATCAAAGCATAATGCGGCTTTATTCTTATCCCGTTGTCAAAGAGTACAAAAATCTATGGGATGTAGCCAACTTATTATTGCAAAAGACACCTGCAGCCAACTTCACCGCTACCATGAAGCTGACCTTCAGACCTACGGGAAAATACAAAGGAGAGCGCACCGGTCTGGTCGTCATGGGCCTTGACTATGCCGGACTGATTCTGAAGAATACGGACAAAGGCCTGGTCTTGTCCCAAGTGTCCTGTCGTAAAGCCGACAAAGGCACTCCCGAAACAGTGAACGGCACAACCGATTTAAAAGATAACACTATTTACCTTCGTGCCAAATTTTCCTCTGACGGAAAGCGGATTTCCCAAAGTGAAGGCGGGCACGACCTGTTAGTAACATGCAACTTCAGTTATAGCCTCGATGGAAAGAAATACCAGTCGTTAGGTAATCCGTTTCAGGTAAAAGAAGGTAAATGGATCGGTGCTAAAGTGGGGATGTTCTGTACCCGTCCGGCCATTGTAACCAACGATGGCGGTTGGACAGACGTGGACTGGTTCAGAATCACAAAATAA